Proteins from a genomic interval of Eschrichtius robustus isolate mEscRob2 chromosome 18, mEscRob2.pri, whole genome shotgun sequence:
- the LOC137751774 gene encoding G-protein coupled receptor 183-like, which yields MASCTAEPNSLVHHANSCLPHHPPRVASVMLSLFYTALLVFGTLGNILALRLAYQKGKKINSTNVYLVHLAVSDLLFTLALPGKIAYYVLDFSWPFGEEFCRLTAFMFYVNTYSGIYLMACVSVDRYVAVVRTHQCPRLRNPGRARLICVAVCVLASLQTRAFKLCLQLTVCLMNLNCSIDPVIYFFASTRYRKWLRSIWKRKASASSSSSPPGKSSSEAQNINRTGGPSPLEENEI from the exons ATGGCTTCCTGCACGGCTGAGCCAAACAGCCTCGTCCACCACGCCAACTCCTGCCTTCCTCACCACCCACCCCGGGTGGCCAGCGTGATGCTCTCTTTGTTCTACACAGCCCTCTTGGTCTTCGGCACCCTGGGAAACATCCTTGCCCTTCGCCTTGCTTATCAAAAGGGCAAGAAGATCAACTCAACAAATGTCTACCTGGTCCACCTGGCAGTGTCCGACCTTCTGTTCACCCTGGCCCTGCCCGGAAAGATCGCCTACTACGTGCTGGACTTCAGCTGGCCTTTCGGTGAAGAGTTCTGCAGGCTGACGGCCTTCATGTTCTACGTGAACACCTACTCAGGGATCTACCTGATGGCATGCGTGAGCGTGGACCGTTACGTGGCTGTGGTCCGCACCCACCAGTGTCCCCGGCTCCGCAACCCTGGGCGGGCCAGGCTCATCTGCGTGGCTGTGTGTGTCCTGGCGTCTCTGCAGACG AGGGCTTTCAAACTGTGCCTTCAGCTCACGGTGTGCCTCATGAACTTGAACTGCAGCATCGACCCCGTCATTTACTTCTTCGCGTCGACGCGTTACAGGAAATGGCTCCGCAGCATTTGGAAGCGCAaagcctcagcctcctcctcctcctcccctccgggAAAAAGTTCCTCCGAAGCACAGAATATCAACCGGACTGGAGGCCCCTCGCCCTTAGAGGAGAATGAGATCTAA